The Anastrepha ludens isolate Willacy chromosome 2, idAnaLude1.1, whole genome shotgun sequence genome contains a region encoding:
- the LOC128871842 gene encoding uncharacterized protein LOC128871842, whose amino-acid sequence MVLELWADRVNNFRCAKKNSRIFMEMEGEMSKGKAFSTLELRDEIHNLTNRYKHEKKKMGSSGGAPSSWSVLLLGSTLNSKRQQGCQFRAPHCRTMTVMRMTIHCLGWRHQ is encoded by the exons ATGGTATTAGAGTTGTGGGCAGACCGAGTGAATAATTTCAGATGCGCGAAGAAGAACAGCCGCATTTTCATGGAGATGGAAGGAGAAATGAGTAAAGGCAAGGCGTTTTCAACTTTGGAGTTAAGGGATGAAATCCATAACCTTACAAACCGCTATAA acacgaaaaaaagaaaatggggTCTTCGGGCGGAGCTCCTTCCTCCTGGTCGGTCCTACTACTCGGAAGTACACTCAATTCTAAGCGACAGCAAGGCTGTCAATTTCGAGCACCTCAT TGTCGGACAATGACGGTGATGCGAATGACGATCCACTGCTTGGGTTGGAGGCATCAGTGA